A single genomic interval of Mucilaginibacter robiniae harbors:
- a CDS encoding ABC transporter permease, whose product MKGFFLSLQSEFYKSRKTLGFWSAILLPLLLTFFVALGFFIKSAKLAHLPPQLLWIDFATPMLGIMGSLLLPMFVIFVAYSVNSIEHKADTWKTLFTLPISKWAIYSAKYLYALLLVLLCLMLFPTLTVGFGNLLGVLKPELKFSGFHMEKQLYEIYFKLFLGALAILSIQFLLSILWSDFLKPMGIGFVGTIVGVVLFSSKWEYAYMFPYAQPLLSMANNDKPKSRALEQVSFDFFTNATLVSLAIALVVFIMGYFIVQRKSIK is encoded by the coding sequence ATGAAAGGATTTTTCCTCTCGCTGCAATCCGAATTTTATAAAAGCCGAAAAACATTGGGGTTTTGGAGTGCTATCTTACTGCCACTTTTATTAACTTTTTTTGTGGCATTGGGCTTTTTTATTAAAAGTGCCAAGCTAGCTCATCTACCTCCTCAACTGCTCTGGATTGATTTTGCCACCCCTATGCTGGGTATTATGGGTTCTTTACTGCTTCCTATGTTCGTGATATTTGTAGCTTATTCAGTAAACAGTATAGAACATAAGGCAGATACTTGGAAAACGTTGTTTACCTTACCTATTTCTAAGTGGGCTATATATAGTGCCAAGTACTTATATGCCTTACTATTGGTTTTACTGTGCCTGATGCTGTTCCCCACCTTAACTGTTGGTTTTGGTAATTTGTTAGGTGTGCTTAAACCCGAGCTGAAGTTTAGTGGCTTCCACATGGAAAAGCAACTATATGAAATTTATTTTAAACTGTTTTTGGGTGCATTGGCCATTCTGTCTATACAATTTTTGCTAAGCATTTTATGGAGCGATTTTTTGAAGCCTATGGGCATTGGCTTTGTAGGTACTATTGTAGGTGTTGTATTATTTAGCAGTAAGTGGGAGTATGCCTATATGTTTCCGTACGCGCAACCACTGCTATCTATGGCTAACAATGACAAGCCTAAGTCAAGAGCCTTAGAGCAGGTGAGCTTTGATTTTTTTACTAATGCGACATTAGTGAGCCTGGCTATAGCCTTAGTGGTATTTATTATGGGGTACTTTATTGTACAACGTAAAAGCATAAAATAA
- a CDS encoding TonB-dependent receptor, protein MKNFYLAFVALLLPVVAAAQFSVSGKVTDQQTGQPLPGATVSIANLQSTVTNANGSYELSNVKGGNYTVLVSYVGYQALPKSVTVRGSMTVSFALMHSNLMTEDVTVSATRASANSPTAFTNLRKKDLQKNNLGQDLPFLLDQTPSAVVTSNAGAGVGYTGIRIRGSDATRINVTLNGIPLNDAESQGAFFIDLPDLASSVDNIQIQRGVGTSTNGAGAFGASINIQTTTRQDTAYAQLDNSAGSYGTVKNTVSLGTGLLGGHFTVDGRLSRVNSDGYIDRAFSKLKSFFVSGAYYGKSSVVRLNVFSGYEQTYQAWDGVPEDSVRKGNRRYNELGYINRTGTYYPNQTDNYTQNHYQLLYNQQITPKLSFAGALHYTRGEGYYEEYKNDAKLTSYGVTPAIVGGDTLNVTDLVRRLWLKNDFYGVTYNFKYQPQNNLNLTLGGAYNEYRGDHFNNIEWTQQSTNILPDYEYSRNKGVKKDFNLFGRIDYRIGQVLLYGDMQYRHINYSFLGYDRNLNNVQQAVQLNFFNPKVGATYLIDDHNSVYASFAVGNHEPNRDDYVNSSPESRPKSENLKDFEAGYRVRGTNFTAGINGFYMLYKNQLVLTGSLNDVGEAIRTNIKDSYRTGVELDGRVRIIEQLSWAANASFSANRVKNFQQYLYNVDTDNTDLYAQYGKTNIAFSPSVVASSEISYHPIKNSEIAFISKYVSRQYLDNTSTESRSLNPYFVSNVRLGYSFSAFSIKNIGVSLLVNNVFSKKYQSDGATYPDLEGGKVVNYNYWFAQAPINFLGSLSLRF, encoded by the coding sequence TTGAAAAATTTTTACCTGGCTTTTGTAGCCTTGCTGTTGCCTGTAGTGGCTGCAGCCCAGTTTTCCGTATCCGGAAAAGTAACCGATCAGCAAACCGGACAGCCATTGCCTGGTGCTACTGTGAGTATTGCTAACCTGCAAAGTACCGTAACTAATGCCAATGGTAGCTATGAGCTTAGCAATGTTAAAGGCGGTAACTATACTGTTCTTGTTAGTTATGTGGGTTATCAGGCCTTGCCCAAAAGTGTAACAGTTCGGGGGAGCATGACGGTTAGCTTTGCCCTAATGCATAGTAATTTAATGACTGAAGATGTAACTGTAAGTGCTACCCGGGCATCAGCTAACTCGCCAACAGCCTTTACCAACCTCCGCAAAAAAGACTTACAGAAAAACAACTTAGGTCAGGATTTGCCATTTCTACTCGATCAGACGCCTTCGGCTGTAGTCACTTCCAATGCAGGGGCTGGTGTGGGGTATACTGGTATTCGCATACGGGGTTCTGATGCTACCCGTATCAACGTAACATTAAATGGTATCCCATTAAATGATGCGGAAAGTCAAGGCGCTTTCTTTATTGATTTACCTGATCTAGCATCATCAGTAGATAATATTCAAATACAACGTGGCGTAGGTACCTCAACCAATGGCGCTGGTGCTTTTGGGGCTAGTATCAATATTCAAACTACAACCCGGCAAGATACAGCCTATGCGCAGCTCGATAATTCGGCCGGTTCGTACGGAACGGTAAAAAATACCGTTAGCCTGGGTACTGGTTTGCTGGGTGGGCACTTCACGGTAGATGGCCGCTTATCGCGCGTGAACTCCGATGGGTATATTGATCGGGCATTCTCTAAGCTGAAATCGTTTTTCGTGAGCGGTGCTTATTATGGTAAAAGCAGCGTAGTACGCCTAAACGTATTTTCAGGTTACGAACAAACTTACCAAGCTTGGGATGGCGTACCGGAAGATAGTGTACGCAAAGGCAACCGTCGGTACAATGAATTAGGTTACATTAACCGTACTGGAACGTATTATCCTAATCAAACGGATAATTATACGCAGAACCATTACCAGTTGCTCTACAATCAGCAAATTACGCCGAAGCTTTCCTTTGCGGGTGCCTTGCATTATACCAGAGGAGAAGGTTACTATGAAGAGTATAAGAATGATGCTAAGCTAACCAGTTATGGTGTTACACCAGCCATTGTTGGAGGTGATACCTTGAATGTTACCGACCTAGTACGCCGATTGTGGTTGAAGAATGATTTTTATGGGGTTACTTACAACTTTAAATATCAGCCGCAAAATAACTTGAACCTGACTTTGGGTGGTGCTTACAACGAATACCGCGGCGATCACTTTAACAATATTGAATGGACCCAACAAAGCACTAATATTTTGCCCGATTATGAATATTCGCGCAATAAAGGGGTGAAGAAAGATTTCAACCTTTTTGGCCGGATAGATTACCGCATAGGGCAAGTGTTATTGTATGGCGATATGCAGTACCGCCACATTAATTACTCGTTTCTGGGTTATGACCGGAATCTGAACAACGTACAGCAAGCTGTGCAGCTTAACTTCTTCAATCCGAAAGTTGGAGCTACCTACCTGATCGACGATCACAACAGTGTATATGCCTCATTTGCGGTAGGTAACCATGAGCCCAACCGTGATGATTATGTAAATTCATCACCCGAAAGTCGCCCAAAATCTGAGAACCTGAAAGATTTTGAAGCAGGTTACCGTGTACGTGGTACCAATTTTACAGCAGGCATTAATGGCTTTTATATGCTTTACAAAAATCAGTTGGTGTTAACAGGCTCTTTAAACGATGTGGGTGAAGCTATCCGCACCAACATCAAAGATAGTTACCGTACCGGTGTTGAGCTGGATGGTCGGGTAAGAATTATAGAGCAATTGAGTTGGGCAGCTAACGCCTCATTTAGTGCCAATAGGGTGAAAAACTTTCAACAGTACTTGTATAACGTCGATACCGATAACACCGATTTATATGCTCAATATGGCAAAACCAATATTGCTTTTTCACCAAGTGTAGTAGCTTCTAGCGAAATTAGCTACCATCCTATCAAGAATAGCGAAATTGCTTTTATCAGCAAATATGTAAGTCGGCAGTATCTGGACAATACCTCAACCGAAAGCCGTTCACTGAACCCATATTTTGTAAGCAATGTAAGATTAGGCTATAGTTTCAGTGCTTTTTCTATCAAGAACATCGGTGTGAGTTTACTGGTGAATAACGTGTTCAGCAAAAAATATCAATCTGACGGAGCCACCTATCCAGACCTT
- a CDS encoding M28 family metallopeptidase, producing MKFKFLLPLLFAVPAMAQTTIKPDAQITQMTDEISVQNIEGIVRKLVSFKTRHTLSDTTSKTTGIGAARNWIKAEMERYAVASNGRMHIEFDTFTQPAGGRVGKPTVLKNVLAILKGTDPTDTRVYLVSGHYDSRVNNVMDSASVAPGAVDDASGTAVSMELARVMSKRSFPSTIIFMAVAGEEQGLNGSANVAKRAKAEKWNVDAMLNNDIVGNTYGMETGLKDNRSVRVFSEGVPTPIATEQRALAALINNGGENDSPSRQLARYIKEVAERYVGQLDVKLIYRRDRFLRSGDHVPFLQQGFTAVRFTEMNEDFNRQHQNIRKEKGVDYGDLPEFADYPYIQKVARMNLSVLANLALAPAEPQNVGVTTSGLTNRTTLKWETPKMGKKPVGYYILMRETTSPYWERKYYVTGNEATLDYSKDNYFFAVQSVDDQGHESLPIYPKPIR from the coding sequence ATGAAGTTTAAATTTTTACTCCCTTTATTGTTTGCCGTTCCGGCTATGGCACAAACTACCATTAAGCCAGATGCTCAGATCACCCAGATGACAGATGAAATATCTGTTCAAAATATTGAAGGTATTGTACGTAAACTGGTCAGCTTTAAAACCCGCCATACGCTAAGTGATACCACCAGCAAAACTACAGGTATTGGTGCTGCCCGTAACTGGATTAAAGCTGAAATGGAGCGTTATGCCGTTGCCTCAAACGGGCGCATGCATATAGAGTTTGACACCTTTACCCAGCCGGCAGGTGGCCGCGTAGGTAAGCCTACGGTATTAAAGAATGTACTGGCTATTTTAAAAGGCACCGACCCTACCGATACACGGGTTTACCTGGTTTCAGGTCATTATGATTCGCGGGTGAACAACGTGATGGATTCAGCTTCGGTAGCACCGGGTGCTGTTGATGATGCTTCAGGTACCGCTGTATCTATGGAACTGGCCCGGGTGATGTCTAAGCGTTCGTTCCCATCTACCATTATATTTATGGCGGTAGCAGGCGAGGAGCAAGGGCTGAATGGTTCGGCCAACGTAGCTAAACGAGCTAAAGCGGAGAAGTGGAATGTAGATGCCATGCTGAACAATGATATAGTAGGTAACACCTATGGCATGGAAACCGGCTTGAAAGATAACCGCAGCGTACGTGTATTTAGCGAGGGGGTACCTACGCCTATAGCTACAGAGCAACGAGCTTTAGCCGCTTTAATTAATAATGGTGGCGAAAACGACAGCCCATCCAGGCAGTTGGCCCGTTATATTAAAGAGGTGGCCGAGCGTTATGTAGGCCAACTGGATGTGAAACTAATTTACCGTCGCGACCGCTTTTTACGCAGCGGCGATCATGTACCATTTTTACAGCAAGGCTTTACCGCTGTGCGGTTTACCGAGATGAACGAGGACTTTAACCGCCAGCATCAAAACATACGCAAAGAAAAGGGAGTAGATTATGGTGACTTACCTGAATTTGCCGATTACCCATATATACAGAAAGTAGCCCGCATGAACCTGTCTGTATTAGCTAACCTAGCCTTAGCACCGGCAGAGCCACAAAATGTAGGCGTAACTACCAGCGGACTTACCAACCGTACTACGTTAAAATGGGAGACACCTAAAATGGGTAAAAAACCAGTTGGTTACTACATACTAATGCGTGAAACCACCAGCCCTTATTGGGAGCGTAAATACTACGTTACAGGCAATGAAGCTACACTGGATTACTCGAAAGATAACTACTTCTTCGCCGTACAATCGGTAGATGATCAGGGACATGAAAGTTTGCCGATCTATCCAAAACCGATTAGATAA